The nucleotide window TACCAGGCTCGCGACGCCGAGCAGGCCGACCCAGGCCGACGAGCCCGTGATCGCGAACATCTCCACCGGCACGGCGACGGCGGTGAACTGGAAGCCGAAGAACCCGACGCCGTTGCCGATCCACATCCGCCGGTAGGCGGCGCCGCGCAGCGGCCGGACGTCGATCACCCAGCTCCGGCGCCCGCCCTCGGCCGCCTCCTCGGCGACCTTCGCCGCCGCCTCGACCGGCTCCTGACTCACGGCGCGAGCCGTTCCACCACGAAACCCTCGCCCGTACGCCGGAAGCGCAGCCGGTCGTGCAGCCGGCTGCCGCGGCCCTGCCAGAACTCGACCGTCTCCGGCACCACCCGCAGCCCACCCCAGTGCGGCGGCGCGGGAACCTCGCCCTCGGTGCCGAAGCGCTCGATCGCCGCGGCCAGCCCGGCCTCGACCGCGGCCCGGTCCGGCAGCACCTGGCTCTGCGGGCTGGCCCACGCGCCGAGCTGCGAGCCGCGCGGCCGGGTGGCGAAGTACGCCTCGGTCTCGGCCCGGTCCACCGGCACGACGGCGCCGGCGACAAGCACCTGCCGCTGCATCGCGAACCAGGGGAAGACCAGGCTGGCGACGGGGTTCGCCAGCGCCTCAACGCCCTTGCGCGAGCGGTAGTTGGTGAAGAAGACGAAACCGCGCTCGTCGTACCCCTTGAGGAGGACCGTGCGCGCGCTCGGCCGGGCGTCGGCGTCCGCGGTAGCGACGATCATCGCGTTGGGCTCGGGCAGGCCGGCGGCCTGCGCATCGGCGAACCAGCGGGTGAACTGGGCGGTCCAGTCCGCGGCCAGGTCGCTCTCGAGCAGCGCGCCACGCTCGGTGTAGTCGCGCCGCATACCGGCGGGCGACGACGACGGTTCGGGGTTCACGCGCTCTCCTCCGGGAAGATTGACCCCACGAACCTAAAGTCCCGGACGGCGATGCGTCTGCTCGGCGAGGATGGGTGTCGCAGACAGCACATTTCCGCGGGTCGACCGCCGGTCACCCAGCAGGCAAGATGAAACACCCACGGCTTTCGTCCGGCGGGGTCCTCTGGAGGCGTGACGTGTCCGATTTCAAGCCGGGCCTCGAAGGCGTCATCGCCTTCGAGACCGAGATCGCCGAGCCGGACAAGGCCGGCGGTTCGCTGCGTTACCGAGGCGTCGACATCGAGGACCTGATCGGTCACGTGTCCTTCGGCAACGTCTGGGCGCTGCTCGTCGACGGCCGTTTCGGGCCCGGGCTGCCGCCCGCCGAGCCGTTCCCGGTGCCGGTGCACTCCGGCGACATCCGCGTCGACGTGCAGTCGGCCGTCGCCATGCTGGCGCCGTACTGGGGGCTCAGCCAGCTGCTCGACATCGACGAGGAGCAGACCCGCGCCGACCTGGCCCGGGTCTCGGTGACCGCGCTGTCGTTCGTGGCGCAGGCCGCCCGCGGGCTGGGCCTGCCGGCCGTGCCGCAGAAGGACATCGACAAGGCGCAGACGATCGTCGAGCGGTTCATGAAGCGCTGGCGCGGCGAGCCCGACCCCCGGCACGTCAAGGCGGTCGACGCCTACTTCATCTCGGCGGCCGAGCACGGGCTGAACGCGTCCACGTTCACCGCCCGCATCGTCGCCTCCACCGGCGCGGACGCCGCGGCCTGCATCTCCTCCGGCATCGGCGCGCTGTCCGGCCCGCTGCACGGCGGCGCGCCGTCCCGGGTGCTGCACATGATCGAGGGCGTCGAGCGCAGCGGCGACGCGGAGGGCTACGTCAAGGGCGTGCTCGACCGCGGCGAGCGGCTGATGGGCTTCGGCCACCGCGTCTACCGCGCGGAGGACCCGCGCGCCCGCGTGCTGCGGCGCACCGCCAAGGAGCTCGGCGCGCCGCGCTTCGAGGTGGCCGAGGCGCTGGAGCGGGCCGCGCTCGCCGAGCTGCAGGCGCGCAAGCCCGACCGGGTGCTGATGACCAACGTCGAGTTCTGGTCCGCCGTCGTGCTCGACTTCGCCGAGGTGCCCGCGCACATGTTCACCTCGATGTTCACCTGCGCCAGGGTGGCGGGCTGGAGCGCGCACATCCTGGAACAGAAACGGCTCGGCCGCATCGTGCGCCCGAGCGCCCTCTACGTGGGACCGGAGCCCCGCAAGCCGCAAGAAGTGGAGGGCTGGGACGCGGTCCCGCATAATCTGTAACGGCTGATCCACCCGTTGGAAGGACCCCCCGTGGCTGACCCGATCCGGATTCCCGACGAACTCAAGCCCGTCGACGGGAGGTTCGGCTCCGGTCCGAGCAAGGTCCGCCCGGAGGGCGTCGACGCGCTGTCCCGGGTGTCGCGGACCCTGATGGGCACCTCGCACCGGCAGAAGACGGTCAAGGACCAGGTGGCCCGGCTGCGGTCCGGCATCGCCGAGTTCTTCTCGGCGCCGGACGGCTACGAGGTGATCATCTCGAACGGCGGCACCAGCGCGTTCTGGGAGACGGCGGCCTTCGGGCTGATCCGCGACAAGGCCCAGTTCGCCGAGTTCGGCGAGTTCGGCGCCAAGTTCGTCAAGGCGGTCCGGGACGCGCCGTTCCTGGCCGAGCCGACCGTCCACCAGGCGCCCGGCGGCAGCGCGGCCTACCTGACCGCCGAGCCGGGCGTGGACGCGTACGCGAGCGTGCACAACGAGACCTCGACCGGCGTCGCGGTGCCGGTGCGGCGGGTCGCGGGCGCGGACCCGGGCGCGCTGCTGCTGACCGACGCGACCTCGGGCGGCGGCAGCCTCGAGGTCGATCTGGCCGAGACCGACGTCTACTACCTCGCGCCGCAGAAGGCGTTCGGCTCCGACGGCGGCCTGTGGATCGCGCTGATGTCGCCGTCCGCCATCGAGCGTGCCCACGAGATCAAGGCCACCGGCCGCTACATCCCGCAGTTCCTGGACCTCGTCACGGCGATCGAGCAGTCCCGCCTGGAGCAGACCTACAACACCCCGGCCCTGGCGACGGTCTTCCTGGCGGCCGAGCAGGTCGACTGGATGAACGCGCAGGGCGGCCTGGGCTGGGCGGCCAAGCGCAGCCGGGAGAGCGCCGAGGCGATCTACGGCTGGGCGGACCGCTCGGCGGTGGCCTCACCGTTCGTGACCGACCCGGCACTGCGCTCGAACGCGGTGGCGACGATCGACTTCGCCGACAGCGTCGACGCGGCGGCGCTCGCCAAGGTGCTCCGTGCCAACGGCATCGTGGACACCGAGCCCTACCGCAAGCTGGGCCGCAACCAACTGCGGGTCGCGCTCTACCCCACCGTGGACCCGGCCGACGTCGAGGCGCTGACCCAGTGCATTGATTACGTCATCCATAAGTTCTGAACGATCCTGCGATGCCGCCCGTACAAGCGGGCGGCATTGTCGTAGGTCTCGGGAGGCACGATGGCGCGGACGGGTATCGACACCTCGATCCTGCACAAGGGGGCACACAGTGCCTCTTACTTCGATCTCTCTCGAGCCTCGGCCGACGGCGCGGAGATCGTCGACTTCTGCATCCCGTGCAACCCGTACTTCCCGACCCCGGAGATGTTCGACGAGCTCTCGCGCGACCTCAAGAACATCCTGAAGTACTACCCGAGCGACTCCGCCAGCATCACCAACAAGCTGGCCAGCGTGCTGGGCCTGCACCCACAGACCGTGGCGATGGCGAACGGGTCGACCGAGCTGATCACCTGGATCGACCACCTCATGATCAAGGAAAGCCTGGCGATCCCGATCCCGACGTTCGGCCGGTGGACCGACCAGCCGCTGGAGACCGGCAAGCGGGTCGACATGTTCCCGCTCCAGGAGCGCGACGGCTTCCGGCTCAACCTGGACGACTACGTCCGGTTCATCCGCGACCGCGGCTCCCGGGTCGCCGTCGTCTGCAACGTCAACAACCCGGACGGCGGCTACCTGGCCCGCCGGGACGTCATCCGCTTCATGGACGCGCTGGGCGACCTCGACCTGGTGGTCATCGACGAGTCGTTCATCGACTTCTCCGACGCGGAGCAGTACCCGTCCGTCGGCCCCGACGCGGTGATCCGGCCGAACGCGGTCGTCCTCAAGAGCCTGGGCAAGAACTTCGGCCTGCACGGGATCCGCTTCGGCTACCTGATGGCCAACCCGGCGATCGCCGGCAGGATCGCCAAGGCGCTGCCGAAGTGGAACCTCAACTCGCTCGCCGAGAAGGTCGTCTACATGATCCAGGAGCACGACGAGGAGTACGAGGACAGCCTGCGCCTGCTCAGCCGGGACCGCCGCACCATGGCCGGCGAGCTGGGCCGCATCCCCGGCCTGACCATCTTCCCGTCGCAGGGCAACTTCATCCTGGTCAAGCTGCCGACCGAGTGGTCCGGCGTAGCCCTGCGCGACTACCTGGTCGCCAACCACGGCGTCTACACCCGCGAGTGCGGCAACAAGCTCGGCATGACCAGCCAGTTCATGCGCCTGGTCGTGCGGCCCGCGCGCGACGTGGACCGGCTCATCGACGGCATGATGGACTACGGCCGCCAGTTCCGCTCGCGCTCGGCCTACGACGACGAGCCGGTGGAGGTCGGCCGGCGCTGGGCCAGCACGGTGGACGAGGAGCCGGACAACCTGATCCAGTACCCGTCCCACCGCACCACCGAGTACGCCGCGCGCCGGGCGGTGAATGGCTAGATCTCCCGGACCATGACTATCTCGTCGTGGTCCAGTTCGCCCGTCTCGACGAAGCCCGCGGACCGGTACAGGCCGCGGGCCGTCGAGTTGGACGGCACCACGCTGAGCCGGACCCGGCCGACCCGGCGTTCCCGCACGATCCACTCGACGGCGGCCTCGAGCGCCCGGCGGCCGAGCCCCCGGCCCTGGAACTGGTGGCCGATCATCAGGCGCACGATGCAGTGACCCTCGGCGGGCCGGTCCTTGTCGACCGGGTGGAAGAGCACGAAGCCGACCGGCTCGTCGTCGTCGTAGACGGCGCGCGGCTCGGCGTCCGGATAGATGTAGGTCTCGGCGATGCCCCGCACGTTGGGCGCGACGAAGCCGCTCTGCTCGGGCAGCACCTCCAGCTTGATGACGGCCTGGAAGTTCTCGCCGGTGATCGGGCGCAGCTCGACGGTCATGCCGCCTTTCTAAGGCGGCGGTGCCCGGCGTGCAACGCCATAAACATAGGGCGAAGATCATCTTCGCAGGTCAATGACTTTGACGGCGTGGCTTACCACCATCGGGTGACCGAGGCGCGTACCGTGTTCCGAAACGCGCCCGGGTGGCTGACTCTCGGGAGCACAGGCCAGCGACGGGACGGAGGCAACGCATGCGGCCGGTACGCTTCGTGGCCCTCTCCGAGGACGGTCAGGCCCTGGTGCTCGCCGACGAGGTCGGCCGGCTCCTGGCGCTCCCGATCGACGACCGGATCAGTGGCGCGCTGCACACCGACGGCACGCCCCACGTGATCGGCACGGCCGTCGCGGTGGCCAATGCCGAGGTGATGGCGTCGCTGTCCCCGCGCGACATCCAGGCGAGGATCCGCTCCGGCGAGTCCGCCGAGGACGTCGCCCGCGTCGCCGGCGTCCCGGTCGACCGCGTGCTGCGCTATGCGGGCCCGGTGCTGCAAGAGCGGGCCATGCTGGCCCAGCACGCGCGCCGCACCCGCCTCAAGACCTCCGACTCGGGCGCACCGCTGTCCGAGGTCGTCGACAGCCGGCTCGCCCAGCACGGCATAGACACAGAGAAGATCTCCTGGGACGCGTTCCGCCGCGAGGACGGCACCTGGCGCATCGTCGCCACCTGGCCGTCCGGCAAGGCGACCGCCCAGGCGATGTGGGACCTCGACAAGGGCCGCCAGGTCGTGTCGCCACACGACGACATGGCGCAGTACCTGTGCGCCGAGCGCCCGACGCAGATCCTCGGCCAGGAGCCGGTCCCCGAGCGCACCCCGCACGAGCGCGGCGGCCACGGCCTGCCGGGCCCGTCGCGCATCGAGTCCGGCCGGGGCGGCCGGGCCCTGCCGTCGGCGGACTCGCCGCGGCCGACCCGCGACCCGATCCGGGCCGGCCGGGACGCGCTGCTGGCATCGCTGGACCGCCCGCTCGGCCAGGGTTCGGGCCGGGGCCTGGAGCCGGCGGCACACGAGCCACGGCGGCCGGTGGCCGGTGGCGCGGCCGCGCTGCTCAGCGGCGGCCCGGGTTCCGCCTTCGACGACGACGCCGATCTGCCGAAAGAGGTTCCGGCGGTGCCGAGCCTGGCGGTGCTGCGGCCGCGGCGCACGGTCGGCCAGGCGACCGGCGGCGACCAGTCGGAGTCCGAGGAGACGGCGAAGCCGCGCAAGCGCCTCCCGAGCTGGGACGACGTCCTGTTCGGCGGCGGCCCCGCGGCCCGCGAAAGCTCGTAGCTACCAGGTCCTCAGCTGCGTGTAGCCCTCGTTCGGATCGCTGCGGACGAGGGCTATCTCGTGCAGCGTCCAGGACGGGCCGCGGTAGCCGCCGAGCGCCCGGCGGACCGCGGCGTCCTGCGTGTAGGCGACCGTGAGGTGCGGCGTGAAGTCGCGATCATCGTGCGGCAGGCCGGCGGCCTCCAGCTTCTCGTGCACCTCGGCGTGCAGCGGGCCCAGGTCCCCGTCGACGGCGGCCCACAGCACCGTCGACCTGTCCCGGCCGAACTGACCGCCGCCGCGCAGCCGAAGCTCGACGCCCCTCGGCACGGTGACCGCGTCGAGGGCGCGCTCGACGTCGGGAAGCCGTTCGGCGGGGACCTCGCCGAGGAAGGCAAGGGTCACGTGCCACTTGTCGACGGCGGTCAGCCGCACCCCGCCCTTGTGCCGGCGCGGCAGGCCGGGCGACAGCGACGGGTCGTCGTTCGGCGCCCCGAACGGCCCGCCGTAACCATTCGTCACATCGGACTGACGGCCGCCGTCGTCCGCCGGCTCGGTCAGTCGCCGATGTAGATCCTTGCGCACATCGTCCGGCGGGAAGACCGCCACAAAGAGTCGCACGCGGGAACTTTAGAGGTGGGCGCGGGATTTCGCATCCACCGTGGAGGGCCGTTCGCCGGCCCGGTGGCGGTCAGCCGGCCCGTAGCCGCAGGCCGGCCGCGTGCAGCAGGCCCTCGACGCGGACGCGCTCGATGTCGCGATCCATCCCCTCGAGCTGGTCGAGGTACTCCTCCAGGCCCAGGCACCGGCTGGCCTGCGCTAGCCGGTCGTCGTAGGCGCGCATGACGGCGGCCAGCCAGGCCGACGAGTCGGTGGTGGGTGCGCTGCACCGCTGCCGGTCGAGCCGCCGCAGCTCGGCGACCAGCTCGTCGATGCCCTGCTCGCGGTCCGGCGGCCGGGTCTCCGGGTCGACGGCGGCCAGCTCACGCTCGAGGCTGCGCAGGGCACGGACCTCCTGCCGGCCGTGCCGGGTCCACGTGCGACGGGCGACCAGTTCGTCCGCACAGACGACGATCGCCACGGCACACGGAAGACACAGCAAAGCCAGCAATGCCGCAACCAGCCCGACTATGTGCGTAATTGCCACCACTTGACGCTAAGGCCTCTTCCCGGCGAACGGAGAGGGCCGTTCGGAGGAGACGGGCTGCCCGAGATTTCGCCATCTGTGGTCAGCCGATCTGGCGGTCCCGTCCGGCGAGGAATCCGGCGATCATCTGCGGCACCATCAGCAGCGCCATGAGGGCGAGCGGAGTCTCCCAGCCGCCGTCGTGCTCGTAGAGGGCGCCGACCAGGATCGGCCCGGGTATGGCGATCAGGTATCCGGTGCTCTGCGCGAAGGCCGAGAGGCGGACCACCGTGGCAGCGTTGCGGCCGCGCAGCGCGATCATGGTCAGCACCAGGGGGAACGAGCAGTTGGCGACGCCGAGCAGCACCGCGAACAGCCAGGGCGCGGCGGCGGGATCGGCCCAGAGCCCGGCGTAGCCGGCGAATCCGAAGAGTCCGATCACGACGGCGACCCAGCTCTGGCTGCGCAGGCGCCCGGCGGTCGCGGAGAGCACGAAGGAGAGCGGCACGCCGAGCAGGGCGGTCACGGAGAAGAGCAGGCCAGCGGTGTCCGCCGGGAGCCCGGCGTCGCGGAAGACCTGCGGCAGCCAGCCCATGATCACGTACGCGGCGGTCGACTGCAGCCCGAAGTAGACGGCCAGCGCCCAGGCGATCGGACTCCGGGTCAGCCGCGTTCCGGGTTCCCCGGCGCCCGTGGTCGAGGCCCGGCCGGCGGCGGCCTCCGACGGGCCGCGCTCGCGGGCCAGCAGCGCCCAGGCGGGCAGGGCGACGGCCGCGACCAGCGCCCACACCCCGATCCCGAGCCGCCAGTCGCCGCCGAAGGCACCGGTCAACGGCACCGTCACCGCCGCCGCCGTTGAGGCGCCGAGGTTGAGCGCCACCGAGTACAGCCCGGTCATCATGCCGACCCGGTCCGGGAAGCGCTGCTTCACCACGACCGGGAGCAGGACGTTCGCCAAGGCGATGCCGGCGAGCGCCAGCGCGGTCAGCGCGATGAACGAGGCCGTGCCCCCGGCGAACGGCCGCACGGCGAGGCCCACCACCAGCGCCACCGTCCCGAGGGCGATCGCGCCGCCGGTGCCCCAGCGCCGGGCGAGCCGCGGCGCCGCGAAGCCGACGAGCGCGAAGCACACCGCCGGAACGGACGTGAGCAGCCCGGCCACGGCGGCGCTCATGCCGAGGCCCTCGCGAACCTCCTCCAGCACCGGCCCGAGGCTGGTGACGGCCGGCCGCAGGTTGAACGCGGCCAGCACCAGGCCGACAACGGCGAGGATCCGGATCCGTCCGCCGGTGCGCGAGTCGCTACTGGTCATCGTCATGGCCCCATCATAGAATCATGGGATGAATTTGGCCCGAGTCCCGCGTGGCGCATCTCTCTCCGACCAGGTGATCGCCCGCTTGCGCCAACAGATCACCTCGGGGGCGTGGCCGGTCGGCTCCCGGATCCCCACGGAGCCCGAGCTGGTCACCCAGCTGGGGGTCGCCCGCAACACGGTCCGGGAGGCGGTCCGGGCGCTCGCGCACAACGGCCTGCTGGACATCCGCCAGGGCTCGGGCACCTGGGTGGTCGCGACAAGCGAGCTGGCCGGGGTCATGCAGCGCCGCTTCGCCACGGCGGACCCGGGGCACGTCACCGAGCTGCGCGGCACGCTGGAGGCCGCCGCGTCCGGCTTCGCGGCCCGCCGCCGCACCGACGAGGACCTCCAGTTGCTCGACCGGCTGCTGGCCCGGCGGGAGCGGGCCTGGACGTCCGGCGACCGCGACGCGTTCGTCGACGCCGACTCGGCCTTCCACCTCGCGGTCGTCGCGGCCTCGCACAACGGGGTCCTGGTCGAGCTCTACGCGGACCTGGGCCAGGTCATCCGCGACTCGCTGCGCGAGCACGTCGGCGCCGAGCTGCGCCCCGAGAACCGCATGGACCACGCCCGGCTCCTGGAGGCCATCCGCGCCGGCGACCCGGCCGCGGCGACCGCCGAGGCGATGACACACACCGCGAGCTGCGAAGTCACCCGCTGACCGGTGCGAGGCCAGACGGGTTCGCGAGGGCTCTACGGCCCGGCGACCGGCTACTTGACCAGGGAGCCGGTCAGGGTGCCTGACGGGTCGGCGGCGATGCAGGTGACCGTCCGGCTGAGCCACCAGGACTGCGACGACGGCCCCAGATAGCGCAATTCCATGTCTTCGGACGCCGCCTCCACGTAAGGCTCGAACGACCGGACGCAGCGCTTCTCGGCCTCGGCCTCAACCTCGGCATCACCGGGGTACGGGCCGGCCGGGAGGGTGAAAACGGTGAACACCTCGCCGGCGTGCGGCTCGGTGCACGGCAGCACATCGTCGAGGGCGGCGTTGAGGCAATCGCCCGGGGCCAGAACCTTGCTGTGCGCCCGTTCCGGCCGAGGGTCCTGCTCCGGTTCGAAGCCCGACGGGACGAAGAGGAAAACGGCGACGACGACCAGCACCCAGAATCCCGAAAGGGCGAGCCCGGCGATGGCCAGCCCGCGCCCCTTCTCGTCGCGCTGGTCGATCTGACGCAGCGCGATCAGGCCGAAGATCACGCTCAGCAGGACGCCACCCAGGCTGCCGAGGACCAGCGACGCTATGGCAAAACCGTTGGTCCTCACCGACACCGGAGCGGCGAGGCTCTGCGCCGCGGCCCAATCCGACTGCCCATACGGCGGCTGCCCATAGGACGGCTGCCCATACGGCGCCTGCCCATACGGCGCCTGGCCATACGGCGCCTGGCCATACGGCGGCTGCCCAACAGGCGGCTGCCCAACAGGCGGCTGCCCGACAGGGAGGAGCTGCGGAGCCGGCGCCGCCAGTTGCCGGGCGTCGGCGGGCGGCTCTGTCCCTTGCGGATCTTGGTTTTGCACGGCGGCAGATTACCTCGGCGATGATCGATACAGCATCCCCATTTCGCGGTGGACGCCGGCCCAGGTGTGGCAGGTGATGACGACCCGGTGGCCCGCGAGCCGCGGCCGGAGGTTCAGGCGGCGATGGTGCGCGCCGGCTCCACCGGGGCCGGCAGCGCCGGCTCGACGACCGGCTCGTCCTGCGCGGTCCGGACCAGGGTCAGGCGTGGCCGGGAGCCGCCTCGCAGCGACAGCCGGTCGCCGCTGCTGCGCAGCTGCCACACCACCGCCGCCACGCCGGCCACCAGGCAGAACATCCCGGCCGCCCAGATGCTCGACGGCACACCGAAGTGCTCGCCCCACCAGCCCGCCAGCGACGCCCCGATCGGCGTCGTGCCGAGGAAGACCAGGACGTACAGGGCCATCACCCGGCCCCGGTACCCGGAGTGCACGCCCATCTGGACCCGGTGGTTCGCCGCCTGCGCGAGGTAGATCGAGAAGAAGCCCGTCGGCACCAGCAGGATCATCGCCACGATGAAGTTCGGCGCGAAGCCGACCGCCACCTCGAAGACGCCGAACGCCAGCGTCGCGCCAAGGACCACGTACACGCTGGGCCGGCTCCTGCGGCCGCTGCCCGCCAGCGCGCCGCACAGCGCGCCCGCCGCCAGGGCCGTGGTGAGCAGCCCGAAGGACGACGGGCCGGCATGGAAGTTGATCTTCGCCAGCGCGGCGAGGGTGACCGGGAAGTTGAAGCCGATCATGCCGATCGCGGCCATCAGTGTGAGGGGCAGCAGCAGGTCGTGCCGCTTCCAGACGTACTTCAGGCCGTCGACGATCCGGGTGTCGCCAGCGGACGGCCGGGCCATGGAGCGGTGCAGGTCGAGCGGCCGCATGCTGAGGTAGCTGAAGATCGGCGCGATCGAGAGCACGGTGGCGATCAGGAACACCGGACCGGTCTGGAACAGCGCCAGCGCCACACCGGCCAGCGCCGGGCCGCCGATCCGCGCCGTGTTGAACGTCGCCGCGGAGAGGGCGAGCGCGTTCGGCAGCAGCGGCAGCTCGACCAGTTCCGAGACGAACGACTGCCGGACCGGTGTCTCGACGGCGTTCGCCACGCCGAGCAGCGAGGCGAAGAGGAACACGTGCCAGAGCTCCACGACGCCGCTGGCCACCAGGATGGCGAAGAGGATCGCGGTGACCGCGAAGGTGGTGTTCGCCATCACCAGCAGCTTGCGCTTGTCGAAGCGGTCGGCCAGCTTGCCGCTCCACAGCGTCAGCAGCAGGACCGGGAGGAACTGCAGCGCGGTGACGAGGCCCAGCGCCCCCGGCGAGTTGCCGGAGAGGTCGAGCACGAGCCAGTCCTGCGCGGTGAACATCATCCATACACCGACGAGCTTCACCAGCTGACCGGTGGCGAACAGCCGGTAGTTACGGACCTGCAAGGACCGGAATGTCGTACTCAGCACTGCCCGCACTCGGGTTGCGCCTCCTCCTGGTCATACGCGTCATCAGCATGTGACGGAACGACCTGGGGCGGGGACGCTCAGTTGCGGGCGACCTGCCGCAGGATCTGCGCGGCCCGCTCTAGGGTGTCGCGTTCGTCCGGGGTGAGCTCGGCCAGTTGCAGCGCGAGCCACTCGTTGCGCGCCTTCTCGAACTGGGCGTAGACGACCCGGCCCTGCTCGGTCGCGGCCAGGATGACCTGGCGACGATCGGTCGGGTGGGGCGTACGCGCGACCAGTCCGAGATCCTCCAGCTTTCCAACGATCTTGGTCATCGTCGGCGGCTGGACCCGTTCGACGTCGGCCAACTCCCGGGGTGTCATCGCGCCGGCCAGTTGGAGGCTGGTCAGCGCGGAGAGCTGGCTGAACGTGAGATCGCCGACCGCACGGGCCTGCCGAAGCCGCCGATTGAGCCGGGTGATCGATTCGCGCAGCGAAATGGCCAGTTGCTCGGCTGTTACCCGCTCCGCCACCGACCGCTCCATCACGTTACTTAGCCTAGCTAATGAGCTTGGCTAACGACATCGTCTACGCCTATGACCGTAGTCACCGGGCACGGTAACGCACCCGGCGACCACGCTTGCACAACGTCAGATAAGGGACTCCAGGGGACCACGGAGGAAGTACAGGACGAAGAGCACGGCGACGCCGTACAGCAGCGGGTGCACCTCGCGCGCCTTGCCGAGGGCGAGCTTGATCACCACGTACGAGATGACGCCCGCGCCGATGCCGTTGGAGATCGAGTAGGTGAACGGCATGAACGTGATCGCCAGGAACGCCGGGATCGCGATCTCGTAGTCGGTCCAGTCGATCTGCCGGACCGCCGTCATCATCAGGAAGCCGACCACCACCAGCGCCACCGACGCCGCCTCGAACGGCACGATCACGACCAGCGGCGCCAGGAACATCGCGAGCAGGAAGAGCACGCCGGTGACCAGGTTGGCCGCGCCGGTACGCGCGCCCTCGGCGACACCGGAGGCGCTCTCGATGTACGACGTGTTGCTCGACACGCTGGCCGCGCCGCCGGCGGCCGCGGCGATCGAGTCGACAAGCAGGATCTCCCGGGTGCGCGGCGGCATGCCCTCCTCGTCCAGCAGGCCACCCTCCTGACCGACGGCGACCATCGT belongs to Amorphoplanes digitatis and includes:
- a CDS encoding citrate synthase 2, producing MSDFKPGLEGVIAFETEIAEPDKAGGSLRYRGVDIEDLIGHVSFGNVWALLVDGRFGPGLPPAEPFPVPVHSGDIRVDVQSAVAMLAPYWGLSQLLDIDEEQTRADLARVSVTALSFVAQAARGLGLPAVPQKDIDKAQTIVERFMKRWRGEPDPRHVKAVDAYFISAAEHGLNASTFTARIVASTGADAAACISSGIGALSGPLHGGAPSRVLHMIEGVERSGDAEGYVKGVLDRGERLMGFGHRVYRAEDPRARVLRRTAKELGAPRFEVAEALERAALAELQARKPDRVLMTNVEFWSAVVLDFAEVPAHMFTSMFTCARVAGWSAHILEQKRLGRIVRPSALYVGPEPRKPQEVEGWDAVPHNL
- a CDS encoding pyridoxal phosphate-dependent aminotransferase, producing MARTGIDTSILHKGAHSASYFDLSRASADGAEIVDFCIPCNPYFPTPEMFDELSRDLKNILKYYPSDSASITNKLASVLGLHPQTVAMANGSTELITWIDHLMIKESLAIPIPTFGRWTDQPLETGKRVDMFPLQERDGFRLNLDDYVRFIRDRGSRVAVVCNVNNPDGGYLARRDVIRFMDALGDLDLVVIDESFIDFSDAEQYPSVGPDAVIRPNAVVLKSLGKNFGLHGIRFGYLMANPAIAGRIAKALPKWNLNSLAEKVVYMIQEHDEEYEDSLRLLSRDRRTMAGELGRIPGLTIFPSQGNFILVKLPTEWSGVALRDYLVANHGVYTRECGNKLGMTSQFMRLVVRPARDVDRLIDGMMDYGRQFRSRSAYDDEPVEVGRRWASTVDEEPDNLIQYPSHRTTEYAARRAVNG
- the sepH gene encoding septation protein SepH, with protein sequence MRPVRFVALSEDGQALVLADEVGRLLALPIDDRISGALHTDGTPHVIGTAVAVANAEVMASLSPRDIQARIRSGESAEDVARVAGVPVDRVLRYAGPVLQERAMLAQHARRTRLKTSDSGAPLSEVVDSRLAQHGIDTEKISWDAFRREDGTWRIVATWPSGKATAQAMWDLDKGRQVVSPHDDMAQYLCAERPTQILGQEPVPERTPHERGGHGLPGPSRIESGRGGRALPSADSPRPTRDPIRAGRDALLASLDRPLGQGSGRGLEPAAHEPRRPVAGGAAALLSGGPGSAFDDDADLPKEVPAVPSLAVLRPRRTVGQATGGDQSESEETAKPRKRLPSWDDVLFGGGPAARESS
- a CDS encoding GNAT family N-acetyltransferase, translating into MTVELRPITGENFQAVIKLEVLPEQSGFVAPNVRGIAETYIYPDAEPRAVYDDDEPVGFVLFHPVDKDRPAEGHCIVRLMIGHQFQGRGLGRRALEAAVEWIVRERRVGRVRLSVVPSNSTARGLYRSAGFVETGELDHDEIVMVREI
- the serC gene encoding phosphoserine transaminase is translated as MADPIRIPDELKPVDGRFGSGPSKVRPEGVDALSRVSRTLMGTSHRQKTVKDQVARLRSGIAEFFSAPDGYEVIISNGGTSAFWETAAFGLIRDKAQFAEFGEFGAKFVKAVRDAPFLAEPTVHQAPGGSAAYLTAEPGVDAYASVHNETSTGVAVPVRRVAGADPGALLLTDATSGGGSLEVDLAETDVYYLAPQKAFGSDGGLWIALMSPSAIERAHEIKATGRYIPQFLDLVTAIEQSRLEQTYNTPALATVFLAAEQVDWMNAQGGLGWAAKRSRESAEAIYGWADRSAVASPFVTDPALRSNAVATIDFADSVDAAALAKVLRANGIVDTEPYRKLGRNQLRVALYPTVDPADVEALTQCIDYVIHKF
- the thpR gene encoding RNA 2',3'-cyclic phosphodiesterase, which produces MRLFVAVFPPDDVRKDLHRRLTEPADDGGRQSDVTNGYGGPFGAPNDDPSLSPGLPRRHKGGVRLTAVDKWHVTLAFLGEVPAERLPDVERALDAVTVPRGVELRLRGGGQFGRDRSTVLWAAVDGDLGPLHAEVHEKLEAAGLPHDDRDFTPHLTVAYTQDAAVRRALGGYRGPSWTLHEIALVRSDPNEGYTQLRTW
- a CDS encoding CynX/NimT family MFS transporter, producing the protein MTMTSSDSRTGGRIRILAVVGLVLAAFNLRPAVTSLGPVLEEVREGLGMSAAVAGLLTSVPAVCFALVGFAAPRLARRWGTGGAIALGTVALVVGLAVRPFAGGTASFIALTALALAGIALANVLLPVVVKQRFPDRVGMMTGLYSVALNLGASTAAAVTVPLTGAFGGDWRLGIGVWALVAAVALPAWALLARERGPSEAAAGRASTTGAGEPGTRLTRSPIAWALAVYFGLQSTAAYVIMGWLPQVFRDAGLPADTAGLLFSVTALLGVPLSFVLSATAGRLRSQSWVAVVIGLFGFAGYAGLWADPAAAPWLFAVLLGVANCSFPLVLTMIALRGRNAATVVRLSAFAQSTGYLIAIPGPILVGALYEHDGGWETPLALMALLMVPQMIAGFLAGRDRQIG
- the pdxH gene encoding pyridoxamine 5'-phosphate oxidase, which encodes MRRDYTERGALLESDLAADWTAQFTRWFADAQAAGLPEPNAMIVATADADARPSARTVLLKGYDERGFVFFTNYRSRKGVEALANPVASLVFPWFAMQRQVLVAGAVVPVDRAETEAYFATRPRGSQLGAWASPQSQVLPDRAAVEAGLAAAIERFGTEGEVPAPPHWGGLRVVPETVEFWQGRGSRLHDRLRFRRTGEGFVVERLAP